The window CTGTGAGGGTCCATGGATCCCTGGACCGACCCAccctctctctgtttgtgtgtttgtatgtgggTGTGTACACAGGCTCCGTGCTGAGGCGGGGTCAGAGGACTGCTCTCCACCCCTGTAATGTGGTCCCTGCTACGATTGTTggctatcacactgatagagaTGTGAGCAGCTAAGCGGTAACACAAAGCTGGGCTCCTTCTGCAAACCTTCACCCGCTCAGACTGTTGTGGCCTCGtgttttctgtcctctctcCAGCAGCAGCCTCGGAGCAGAGGAACAGAGGAACTCTGGTATTTAACCGCACCACCGTACTCAGATTAATAAACGCAGCTTAATACAGAATAAAGAAATCCAACTGCGCCTGTAACTTCCTGCATAAGAACAGGCAACCCAGCCTCACACTTCCGCACATATTCAGatgacttatttatttatttatttattttattgcatgttTAATTTGATCTATTTTCTTGGTGTTCTGGCATCCAGTGTGGGCAGcagagtaagaatttcattgtacaGGGAAACGATGTTTCTTTACTgtgcatatgacaataaagcaTTGAAATCTTGAAATCTGTTTGCCTGCTTTTCTTGTCTTTGCAGTTAGAAAAAGCTACGTGCACCTTTCAAACACTTGTTGCTGAGATTAAATCCCACCACCAAGAAGACAACGAAACAGCGTCTCTCAGGTTTACAGTCTTTATTAGGTGTGGACTATGTAAATTAACACCATCTGATTTGGCACAGAAAACAAAGGATCACAGAGCTGCTCTGAAACATCCTGTATCAGGAGCAGGAAAACACGACCACTGACTCTGGTGAGTTTACCGTCATTGTTCAGACGTTGCTTACATTGACCTTCAGGATCGGTTCATAAGTGTCTGTCATGGTTGATTTAATGGTAACATGATCATGCCTGTATGTCAGAGTGGGGCCATTCGCTTTCCCCCTGATGAACCCTTTCTGTGCATTGTAATACATTTCATTGTACAGGCTTTCATCACAGGCAGTTTTCTTGTCAAAGACTCCGACCGCATGCCAGTTGAAGTAAAGGTTGAAGTCATAAGGAACAGAGAACATGACAGCAATTTTCCTGTCAGCTTGGTGTGTAGATTGATGCTGCAGGTCGTAGGTGAAGACGCCAACAGATCCACATGCTGTGTGAGCAGTCTTGGAGAACAGAGCGCTGCCAGATTCATGGGGGCGGAGTCTTGATGGCAAAGGAGTGTCACAGCCTCCGCTGAAGATGTGCACACTGCTCACAGAAACAGTGGAAATGAATTCATACCcatctgaaactttaaaaataaatcacagaataAACTCACCAAATAAATGAGCAGCAGGAAAACCTGCTCGTACACATCAAAAAGTTAAAATGCCTCCCACCTACTCTACAAATACTGTGAAAAACTAATGCATGCAGTCACCTGGGGTTACACAGAGTGTAGCTGCTCTCATTCACAATCTCGATGGTGCACTGGCGATGTGTTAGTGACATAATGGCTGCAGCCTGCAAAGAGAAGagcacagaaacatctggaatTCTAATTTAATCTCCCAGGAAAAGACCCTATAAGAGCCTTTGAGCAACCCCCAACCTtactgcagcataactaagggatggttcagggtcacctgatccagccctaactataagcttgatcataaaggaaagtttgaagcctaatcttaaaaatagagagggtgtctgtctcctgaatccaagctgggagctggttccacagaagaggcgcctgaaagctgaaggctctgcctcccattctactcttaagtatcctaggaaccacaagtaagccagcaggctgagagcgaagtgctctgttggggtgatatggtactatgaggtctttgagataagatggtgcctgaaaGCATCCGTCCTGTTGTGTGCagtcagaaagaaagagaaaataataaactgaaataaaaccttcccacaaaaatattaaaattaatttaaaataaaattaaaattaaaatacgtATCCACcaatccatccatacatccagtATATATCATGAGTAGACCctgatttaaaattttattaacagaccatcagttaaaaaaaagaatgaaactaAAGATGTTAGGatgttatttttcatattaaaaagtTTAAGAttctgaatgaacaaaattaaCTGAATAAAAAGAGATCTTAATATTAAACCATGTATTTGTGGTCTTACCTGCTTTGTCCTGTTCACAGAAGACTGACAGTCTGAGGCTCAGTGTTCAGGATTTTAtcagagcagcagaggaggagggaggctgttttcctgctgtttatACAAGAGACATTCAGAAAGCAAAAATGCTGACGTAACTGTCTTTGCATATTTGAACAGTTCAAGGAGTGTGTTACTGATTATTTGTCCTTATGTCTTTCTGATCTGgcttccatctatccatccaacC is drawn from Archocentrus centrarchus isolate MPI-CPG fArcCen1 chromosome 8, fArcCen1, whole genome shotgun sequence and contains these coding sequences:
- the LOC115784868 gene encoding DELTA-sagatoxin-Srs1a-like, producing MSLTHRQCTIEIVNESSYTLCNPSVHIFSGGCDTPLPSRLRPHESGSALFSKTAHTACGSVGVFTYDLQHQSTHQADRKIAVMFSVPYDFNLYFNWHAVGVFDKKTACDESLYNEMYYNAQKGFIRGKANGPTLTYRHDHVTIKSTMTDTYEPILKVNVSNV